A genome region from Oceanococcus sp. HetDA_MAG_MS8 includes the following:
- a CDS encoding FAD-dependent oxidoreductase yields the protein MSGLVIVGTGHAGLTLAREWRKLDADTPLTLITADDGAAYYKPNLSKSLTANKSADELVMAAPDKVAADYQATLRTQVRIRSIDPAAHTLFLDDGSELSYSQLVLANGASCRELPLEGDAVDAVLHVNNRLDYARFREQLPGGGHVLIIGAGLIGCEYANDLLASSHRVTLIDPLQHPLGTLLPEQPAQDLQAALEKAGARFHFGRTVASVSRDDDGFTVRLDNGQELHTDLVLSAVGLVPNTAPAQAAGLDCGRGIRVNRMLQTSANDIYALGDVAEVCGHVLPYILPITQCARALAKTLAGEATPVSWPVMPVIVKTPVLPTIVCAPPRDAEGDWELEGEAPNRVARYKAQSGETLGFVLTGTATKERGKLAAETQPLELS from the coding sequence TTGAGCGGCCTGGTCATTGTCGGCACCGGCCATGCTGGCCTCACGCTGGCACGTGAGTGGCGCAAACTAGACGCCGACACGCCGCTCACCCTCATTACAGCGGACGACGGTGCGGCCTACTATAAGCCCAACCTGTCAAAGTCGCTCACCGCGAATAAGTCGGCCGATGAGTTGGTGATGGCGGCGCCAGACAAGGTCGCCGCGGATTACCAAGCCACGCTGCGTACCCAGGTGCGTATCCGCAGCATCGACCCGGCTGCGCACACGCTGTTTTTGGATGATGGCTCCGAGTTGTCTTACAGCCAATTGGTCTTGGCCAATGGTGCATCCTGCCGCGAACTGCCTCTAGAGGGTGATGCTGTAGACGCCGTGCTGCACGTCAACAACCGCCTGGACTACGCCCGCTTTCGTGAGCAGCTTCCCGGCGGCGGACATGTGCTAATTATTGGCGCCGGGCTCATTGGCTGCGAGTACGCCAACGATTTGCTGGCGAGCAGCCATCGGGTGACTTTGATCGACCCGCTCCAGCATCCGCTGGGCACCTTGCTCCCCGAGCAGCCCGCGCAAGATCTACAAGCGGCCCTGGAAAAGGCCGGAGCCCGCTTTCATTTTGGGCGCACCGTGGCGAGCGTGTCGCGCGACGATGACGGCTTCACCGTGCGTTTGGATAATGGCCAAGAGCTGCATACCGATCTGGTGCTTTCGGCCGTGGGCTTGGTGCCCAACACGGCTCCCGCGCAAGCCGCAGGCCTGGACTGTGGACGCGGTATTCGCGTGAACCGCATGCTGCAAACCTCAGCCAACGATATCTACGCACTCGGTGATGTGGCTGAAGTGTGCGGCCATGTACTGCCGTATATCTTGCCGATCACCCAGTGCGCACGCGCCTTGGCCAAAACTTTGGCCGGCGAAGCCACTCCCGTGAGCTGGCCGGTGATGCCGGTCATCGTCAAGACGCCGGTTCTGCCCACCATTGTGTGTGCACCCCCGCGAGATGCCGAGGGCGACTGGGAATTGGAAGGCGAGGCGCCCAACCGGGTTGCGCGGTACAAGGCCCAAAGTGGCGAAACCTTAGGCTTTGTGCTTACCGGCACCGCCACCAAAGAGCGCGGCAAACTGGCTGCTGAAACACAGCCTTTGGAGCTGAGCTAA
- a CDS encoding efflux RND transporter periplasmic adaptor subunit, which produces MKYSLIALGVSALLAFSAAAQPGAAPVVVDAVRAAQDQTTPRNQSGYIQPRNSLRLTAAQGGQVLSIAEPGSRVAAGELLVELDATPLQLDRQELEARLRRNAVSVQQAERRIERIQALQGRDLVSLTELDDLREQRDLARADQAITRAQIAQLDDRIARMRIAAPYAGVMSTRLVQQGEEVQAGTALGDFIGTEQWELRALLPLSWMAALRSGDQLQVHSLNKQSPAIVRALIPSADRESQTFTLLADIPAQPAQRWAAQELVTVVLPAQAQQTRLLVPRDAVVLRREGHRVVRINAESQAEWVSVRIGQGRGDWLEVEGQLKAGQRVATRGVERLQPGQEVSILRDLAAERLSQTRGADAG; this is translated from the coding sequence TTGAAATACTCTTTGATTGCGCTTGGTGTTTCGGCACTACTGGCATTTTCCGCCGCGGCACAACCCGGCGCGGCCCCTGTGGTGGTCGATGCGGTGCGTGCGGCCCAGGATCAAACCACACCGCGGAACCAATCGGGCTACATCCAGCCTCGCAATAGCCTGCGCCTGACTGCCGCACAGGGCGGACAAGTGCTGTCCATTGCCGAGCCTGGCAGTCGGGTAGCCGCGGGTGAGCTGTTGGTAGAGCTGGATGCCACGCCATTGCAGTTAGACCGCCAAGAACTCGAGGCTAGGCTTCGCCGCAATGCGGTCAGCGTGCAGCAAGCGGAGCGGCGGATAGAGCGCATACAAGCCCTGCAGGGGCGCGACTTGGTGTCGTTAACAGAGCTGGATGACTTACGGGAGCAGCGTGATTTGGCGCGCGCCGACCAGGCCATTACCCGCGCCCAGATTGCGCAGCTGGATGACCGCATCGCGCGAATGCGCATTGCCGCTCCCTATGCCGGCGTGATGAGTACGCGTTTGGTGCAGCAGGGCGAAGAAGTGCAGGCCGGAACGGCACTGGGCGACTTCATTGGCACCGAGCAGTGGGAACTGCGCGCCCTGTTGCCGTTGAGCTGGATGGCCGCTCTGCGCAGCGGAGATCAGTTACAAGTCCACAGTCTCAACAAGCAAAGCCCCGCTATTGTGCGGGCCTTAATTCCCAGTGCAGACCGCGAATCTCAAACATTCACCCTGCTGGCGGACATTCCCGCGCAGCCCGCTCAGCGCTGGGCTGCCCAAGAACTGGTGACGGTGGTCCTTCCGGCCCAAGCTCAGCAAACACGCCTGCTGGTGCCTCGTGATGCCGTAGTGCTGCGTCGGGAGGGCCACCGCGTGGTCCGAATCAACGCTGAGAGCCAGGCCGAATGGGTTAGTGTGCGTATCGGCCAAGGGCGTGGCGATTGGCTGGAGGTTGAAGGACAACTGAAGGCGGGTCAGCGGGTCGCGACTCGCGGCGTGGAGCGCTTACAACCCGGCCAGGAGGTCAGCATTCTGCGCGATCTGGCCGCCGAAAGACTAAGCCAAACTCGCGGCGCAGACGCTGGCTAA
- a CDS encoding GxxExxY protein, with protein sequence MSKPHKDWQTHAVIGAAMEVHRQLGGGLLERVYQQALAVECEMRDIPFRTEVPLRVHYKGRPLPAQYRADLLCFGRVIVECKAKQAILAEHIAQALHYLHLTRMPIALVLNFGTRSLEWQRVVLSSQR encoded by the coding sequence ATGAGCAAGCCACACAAAGACTGGCAGACCCATGCAGTGATTGGCGCGGCTATGGAAGTGCATCGCCAGCTCGGAGGCGGTCTTTTGGAACGGGTGTACCAACAAGCCCTAGCCGTCGAATGCGAAATGCGCGATATCCCCTTTCGCACCGAAGTCCCGCTCAGAGTGCATTACAAAGGGCGTCCGCTTCCTGCTCAGTATCGAGCGGATCTGCTTTGCTTTGGTCGGGTGATCGTCGAGTGCAAAGCCAAACAGGCCATTCTGGCCGAACACATCGCACAGGCACTGCATTATCTGCATCTCACGCGGATGCCCATCGCGCTCGTACTCAACTTTGGCACTCGCTCCCTCGAGTGGCAGAGAGTTGTGCTCTCGAGCCAGCGCTAA
- the metH gene encoding methionine synthase, giving the protein MSVMSQTPIQFVNVGERTNVTGSARFRRLIKDGDYDTALEVAKQQVEAGAQVIDVNMDEGMLDAKAAMVRFLNLVAAEPDISRVPIMIDSSKWEVIEAGLQCIQGKGIVNSISLKEGEEQFLEHARKIRLYGAAVVVMAFDEDGQADTCARKVEICQRSYKLLTEKADFPAEDIIFDPNIFAIATGIEEHNNYAVDFIEATKEIRATCPGCHISGGVSNVSFSFRGNEPVRQAIHSVFLYHAVRAGMDMGIVNAGQLAVYDDLDAELRERVEDVVLNRRDDATERLLETAEQYRGQAATEKTVDNMAWREKPVAERITHALVKGIDQFIVDDTEEIRLEIAARDGKPLEVIEGPLMDGMNVVGDLFGAGKMFLPQVVKSARVMKKAVGHLIPFIEAEKSGDAQSNGKILMATVKGDVHDIGKNIVGVVLQCNNFEVIDLGVMVPADKIISAAQEHNVDIIGLSGLITPSLDEMVFLASEMERLGMDIPLLIGGATTSRAHTAVKIDPAYSGPVVWVKDASRSVPVAANLLSKTGRAKLMDQTQLEYDGIRERHAAKRGREKFVSLLQARANADALDHARIPQAPATLERQILKPYPIAELRQTIDWTPFFITWEMKGRYPDILNNPNYGPEARKLFADAQAMLDQIEAENWLEARAVCQMFPAQRQGTDDIQIQTADGPVVLHNLRQQSEHRPGVPHHCLADYIAPSDGTPKDHMGAFAVGIFGAAERSRAYKEAGDDYNAIMIEALADRLAEAFAEHLHQKVRQEIWGYVPNEGLDNAELIAEKYQGIRPAPGYPACPEHTEKDTLWQVLDVEGSIGMQLTDSYAMWPAAAVSGWYFAHPQSQYFVLGRIDKDQVEDYAQRKGWTLETAERWLAPYLGYDPED; this is encoded by the coding sequence ATGTCTGTTATGAGCCAAACACCTATCCAATTCGTCAATGTTGGTGAGCGGACCAATGTCACGGGCTCGGCGCGTTTTCGGCGGCTGATCAAGGATGGTGATTACGACACCGCTTTGGAGGTGGCCAAGCAGCAGGTGGAAGCCGGTGCTCAGGTGATTGACGTGAACATGGACGAGGGCATGCTTGATGCCAAGGCGGCCATGGTGCGCTTTTTGAACCTGGTGGCGGCGGAGCCGGATATATCCCGCGTGCCCATCATGATTGACTCCTCCAAGTGGGAGGTGATCGAAGCCGGGCTGCAGTGCATCCAGGGCAAGGGCATCGTCAACTCCATTTCGCTCAAAGAAGGCGAAGAGCAGTTTTTAGAGCACGCCCGCAAAATCCGCCTGTATGGCGCCGCCGTGGTGGTGATGGCTTTTGACGAAGACGGCCAGGCCGATACCTGCGCCCGCAAGGTGGAGATTTGCCAGCGTAGCTACAAGCTGCTTACCGAAAAAGCCGATTTCCCGGCGGAAGACATCATCTTTGACCCGAATATCTTCGCTATTGCCACCGGCATCGAAGAACACAACAACTACGCCGTGGACTTTATTGAGGCCACCAAGGAAATCCGCGCTACCTGCCCTGGCTGCCATATCTCCGGCGGCGTCTCCAATGTGAGCTTCTCCTTCCGGGGTAACGAGCCCGTCCGCCAGGCCATCCACTCGGTGTTTCTGTACCACGCGGTGCGTGCGGGTATGGACATGGGCATCGTCAATGCCGGGCAGCTGGCTGTGTATGACGACCTGGATGCCGAGCTGCGGGAGCGTGTGGAGGATGTGGTGCTCAACCGCCGCGACGACGCCACCGAACGCCTGCTGGAAACCGCCGAGCAATACCGCGGCCAGGCCGCTACCGAGAAAACGGTAGACAACATGGCCTGGCGGGAAAAGCCCGTTGCTGAGCGCATTACCCATGCGCTGGTCAAAGGTATTGATCAGTTCATCGTGGATGACACTGAAGAGATTCGCCTAGAGATCGCGGCCCGTGATGGCAAGCCCCTAGAGGTGATCGAAGGCCCCCTCATGGACGGCATGAACGTGGTGGGCGATCTGTTTGGCGCCGGCAAAATGTTCTTGCCACAGGTGGTGAAGTCGGCACGGGTGATGAAAAAGGCGGTGGGTCATCTCATCCCCTTCATTGAGGCCGAGAAATCGGGCGACGCCCAAAGCAACGGCAAGATTTTGATGGCCACCGTCAAAGGCGATGTACATGACATCGGCAAAAACATTGTGGGCGTGGTGCTCCAATGCAATAACTTCGAAGTGATCGACCTGGGCGTGATGGTGCCGGCCGACAAAATCATCAGTGCCGCCCAAGAACACAATGTGGACATCATCGGTTTGTCTGGACTGATTACGCCCTCACTGGACGAAATGGTGTTCTTGGCCAGCGAAATGGAACGCCTTGGCATGGACATCCCGCTGCTCATTGGTGGTGCCACTACCTCTAGAGCCCATACCGCGGTGAAGATTGACCCGGCTTACTCCGGCCCCGTGGTTTGGGTGAAAGATGCCTCCCGCTCGGTGCCTGTAGCCGCCAATCTGCTCTCGAAAACTGGTCGGGCCAAGCTCATGGACCAAACCCAGTTGGAATATGACGGCATTCGCGAGCGCCATGCGGCTAAGCGGGGACGCGAGAAGTTTGTGAGCTTGCTGCAGGCCCGCGCCAACGCCGATGCTTTGGACCATGCGCGTATTCCCCAGGCTCCGGCCACCTTAGAGCGCCAGATTCTCAAGCCTTATCCCATTGCCGAGCTGCGCCAGACCATCGACTGGACGCCATTTTTTATTACCTGGGAGATGAAAGGCCGTTACCCCGACATTCTGAACAACCCCAACTATGGTCCGGAGGCGCGCAAGCTATTCGCCGATGCCCAAGCCATGCTGGATCAGATTGAGGCCGAAAACTGGCTGGAAGCGCGCGCCGTATGCCAAATGTTCCCGGCCCAGCGCCAGGGCACCGACGACATCCAGATTCAGACCGCAGACGGGCCGGTGGTGTTGCATAACCTGCGCCAGCAATCCGAGCACCGCCCCGGTGTACCGCACCATTGTCTGGCCGATTACATCGCCCCTTCCGATGGCACGCCAAAGGACCACATGGGCGCCTTTGCGGTGGGCATTTTCGGCGCCGCCGAACGTTCCAGGGCCTACAAAGAGGCCGGAGACGATTACAACGCCATCATGATCGAAGCCTTGGCCGACCGTCTGGCTGAAGCCTTTGCCGAGCATCTGCACCAAAAGGTGCGCCAGGAAATTTGGGGTTATGTCCCTAATGAAGGCCTGGATAATGCCGAGCTGATCGCCGAGAAGTACCAGGGAATTCGCCCCGCACCCGGCTACCCCGCCTGCCCTGAACACACGGAAAAAGACACCTTGTGGCAGGTGCTGGATGTAGAAGGCAGCATTGGTATGCAGCTCACCGATTCCTACGCCATGTGGCCTGCGGCAGCGGTGAGCGGCTGGTATTTCGCGCATCCACAGTCGCAATACTTCGTGCTGGGCCGCATTGATAAAGACCAAGTCGAAGACTATGCCCAGCGTAAAGGTTGGACTCTGGAAACCGCCGAGCGCTGGCTGGCTCCGTATCTGGGCTACGACCCCGAAGACTAA
- a CDS encoding efflux RND transporter permease subunit, whose translation MNFTRLAFANPAATVVLTLLLLVAGGVSLLQLPIQLLPPIEEPEIGVWTNWRGAAPADMESVIIEQQERVLATIPGLERIQSNIRQGNGGLNLQFAMGADMQRAYLDVINRLQQVPPLPDDAEGPWVRMGGDDFSGGNAASLLIRTLDADDARDPADFHPMIEREVEPLLARIPGVAQVRLESERPEEVDVRLDSLRTAALGIPLDQVVAAVNSAVDVSGGFADVGRRQYTVRMLGQVSVEQLGELVVAYREGRAIRLGDIARISIQRQEAQGFTLRNGFPAYYLTLARESGSNTIAILDEVNKVIDEINAGPLAQEGLAIELSYDASIHIRRAINLVQGNLVLGSLLATLVLFAFLRHWRATVLVGLAIPVCLFSAFIALQVTGRSLNVISLAGLAFAVGLVLDAAIIVLENIVRLRQGGADWTTAARDGATEVAPALLASTATSIAIFLPILFMTGPEGQLFADLALTLSVAVVASLLTALGLLPVMAHWALREKGEVVDRLAPLWDRLTELTMRLTANPRTRLGIIGACTVGAAGLAWALLPSADYLPQARSDNVWANFSLPPGASKAAVREDLANIVVERLKPYMSGEKTPKVAYYNLSSWNRAWTGMALYPADPQEADAMMQAMREDILVGLPDTRAFVVPGSLLNFSGGGNRQIELAIQGADLDTLIAAARVAQAKLQEVLPGVPVQPRPELDLAEPELRIIPDAMRLAQAGLSRRALGNAVRAYTDGLYVGEYFDGSRRMNIWLRGETWPDPETLAAMPIATPGAGVQQLGALASLERSVGPSELLRVDGERTLSLRIFPPEDRTLEDLIALLRSEVEPAVLEVLDGTGRVRYQGSADGLDEALRAMGMNLLWALMILLLILTAMYRSLRDALMVVSVMPLACAGGVVALSLFNLFSYQSMDLLTMSGFVILLGLVVNNAILLVDRTRTGELAGLARTDAVRQAVRERARPIFMSTTTSLFGMLPLMLMPGTGAEIYRGLATIIVGGLFVSALFTLLLLPSLLRLGAAQAHVATGAQLKPEGA comes from the coding sequence ATGAATTTTACTCGGCTGGCCTTTGCCAACCCTGCCGCCACCGTGGTGCTTACACTGTTGTTGCTGGTCGCAGGTGGCGTCAGCCTGTTGCAGCTGCCCATCCAGCTGTTGCCGCCCATCGAAGAGCCAGAAATTGGGGTGTGGACCAACTGGCGCGGGGCCGCTCCCGCCGACATGGAGTCGGTCATCATCGAGCAGCAGGAACGTGTGCTAGCCACCATTCCTGGCCTGGAGCGCATTCAAAGCAATATTCGCCAAGGCAATGGCGGGCTCAACCTGCAATTTGCCATGGGCGCCGATATGCAACGCGCCTACCTAGATGTGATTAACCGCCTGCAACAGGTGCCACCGCTGCCCGACGACGCGGAAGGGCCTTGGGTGCGCATGGGTGGCGATGACTTCTCCGGCGGTAACGCGGCCTCCTTGCTCATTCGCACGCTCGATGCCGATGACGCCCGTGACCCGGCCGACTTTCACCCCATGATTGAACGCGAGGTAGAGCCGCTTCTGGCGCGGATTCCTGGAGTCGCTCAGGTGCGCCTGGAAAGCGAGCGACCGGAAGAAGTGGATGTACGGCTGGATAGCCTGCGCACCGCGGCCCTGGGCATTCCCCTAGACCAAGTGGTTGCTGCCGTAAATTCTGCGGTGGATGTCTCCGGCGGCTTTGCCGATGTGGGCCGGCGCCAATACACCGTGCGCATGTTGGGGCAAGTCAGTGTGGAGCAGCTGGGTGAGCTGGTGGTGGCCTACCGCGAGGGCCGCGCCATTCGGCTGGGCGATATTGCCCGCATCAGTATCCAACGCCAGGAGGCGCAGGGTTTCACACTGCGCAATGGCTTTCCCGCTTATTACCTCACCCTGGCACGAGAAAGCGGCTCCAACACCATCGCCATTTTGGACGAGGTGAATAAGGTCATTGATGAGATCAATGCCGGGCCTTTGGCGCAGGAGGGTTTGGCCATTGAGCTGAGCTACGACGCCTCCATTCATATCCGCAGGGCCATCAATCTGGTGCAAGGCAACCTCGTGCTGGGCAGTCTGCTCGCCACCCTGGTTTTGTTCGCCTTTTTGCGCCATTGGCGGGCGACCGTCTTGGTCGGTTTGGCCATTCCAGTGTGCTTATTCAGCGCCTTCATTGCCCTACAAGTCACCGGGCGCAGCCTGAATGTGATTTCTCTGGCGGGGCTGGCCTTTGCCGTAGGCCTGGTTTTGGATGCGGCGATTATCGTGCTGGAGAACATTGTGCGCCTGCGCCAGGGCGGCGCCGATTGGACTACCGCCGCGCGCGATGGCGCCACCGAAGTGGCCCCTGCACTGCTGGCCTCCACGGCTACCAGTATTGCAATCTTCCTCCCCATCTTGTTTATGACCGGGCCCGAAGGCCAACTCTTCGCCGACTTAGCCTTAACCCTGTCGGTCGCCGTGGTGGCCTCTTTACTTACGGCTTTGGGCTTACTGCCGGTGATGGCGCACTGGGCACTGCGCGAAAAAGGCGAGGTGGTCGACCGCTTGGCTCCGCTGTGGGACCGGCTGACCGAACTCACCATGCGCCTCACGGCGAACCCACGTACCCGGCTGGGCATTATTGGCGCGTGCACCGTGGGCGCTGCGGGACTGGCCTGGGCCTTACTGCCCTCGGCCGACTACCTGCCCCAAGCCCGTTCAGACAATGTATGGGCGAATTTTTCCTTGCCCCCTGGCGCCTCCAAAGCCGCCGTCCGCGAAGATTTAGCCAACATCGTGGTGGAGCGCCTTAAGCCCTATATGAGCGGCGAGAAAACGCCGAAAGTGGCGTACTACAACCTCTCTTCGTGGAACCGGGCCTGGACCGGTATGGCCTTGTACCCGGCCGATCCTCAGGAGGCCGATGCCATGATGCAGGCCATGCGTGAGGATATTTTGGTGGGCCTTCCTGACACCCGCGCCTTTGTGGTGCCCGGCTCATTACTCAACTTCAGCGGGGGTGGCAATCGCCAGATTGAACTGGCTATTCAAGGTGCCGACCTGGACACCCTTATTGCTGCCGCCCGCGTAGCCCAGGCCAAACTGCAGGAGGTACTACCCGGTGTGCCCGTGCAGCCGAGGCCGGAGCTAGACCTGGCCGAGCCGGAACTTCGCATCATTCCCGATGCTATGCGCCTGGCACAGGCAGGTTTAAGCCGGCGCGCTCTAGGCAATGCTGTGCGCGCTTATACCGATGGTTTGTATGTGGGCGAATACTTCGACGGCAGTCGGCGTATGAATATTTGGTTGCGCGGTGAAACCTGGCCAGACCCGGAAACACTGGCTGCCATGCCCATCGCCACGCCTGGCGCGGGCGTGCAACAACTCGGCGCCCTGGCCAGCTTAGAACGCAGTGTTGGCCCCAGCGAGCTGCTGCGGGTTGATGGGGAGCGCACCCTCAGCCTGCGCATCTTCCCGCCCGAAGACCGCACCTTGGAAGATTTGATTGCCCTGCTGCGTAGCGAGGTGGAGCCGGCCGTGCTGGAGGTCTTAGACGGCACAGGCCGCGTACGCTACCAAGGCAGCGCGGATGGACTAGATGAGGCTTTGCGCGCCATGGGCATGAACCTGCTCTGGGCTTTGATGATTTTGCTGCTGATCCTCACCGCCATGTATCGCTCTTTGCGCGACGCTCTCATGGTGGTGTCGGTGATGCCTTTGGCCTGTGCCGGCGGTGTTGTCGCCCTGAGCCTATTCAACCTCTTCAGCTATCAGTCCATGGATTTGCTGACCATGAGCGGCTTTGTGATTTTGCTGGGCTTGGTGGTGAACAACGCCATCTTATTGGTCGACCGCACGCGCACTGGTGAACTGGCTGGACTGGCACGCACAGATGCGGTTCGTCAGGCGGTGCGAGAGCGAGCTCGCCCCATTTTCATGAGCACCACTACCAGCTTGTTCGGCATGTTGCCCCTGATGCTCATGCCCGGTACTGGCGCGGAGATTTATCGGGGCTTGGCCACCATTATTGTGGGCGGGCTGTTCGTCTCGGCCTTGTTCACCTTGCTACTACTTCCCAGCCTGCTGCGGCTTGGAGCCGCTCAGGCCCATGTCGCCACCGGCGCCCAGCTTAAGCCGGAAGGAGCCTAG
- a CDS encoding homocysteine S-methyltransferase family protein: protein MSLNETLAQRILILDGAMGTQIQEHNLSEADYRGKEFADWPSDLKGNNDLLSLTQPDLIRDIHTTYLQAGADIVETNTFNSTSIAQADYAMEEQVTALNEASARLAREACDAVATPDKPRFVAGVLGPTNRTASISPDVNDPGKRNVSFAELVQSYTEALAGLIKGGADLILIETIFDTLNAKAAVYAVEDYFGSHARLPVMISGTITDDSGRTLTGQTTEAFYNSLRHAKPLSFGLNCALGPDKLRAYVSELSRISEAYVSAHPNAGLPNEFGEYDLGPEEMAAQIREWAQAGLLNIVGGCCGTSPDHIRAIAAAVADCPPRQRPQLPPAMRLSGLEPFVVAA from the coding sequence ATGTCCCTCAACGAAACCCTCGCGCAACGCATTTTGATACTGGATGGGGCCATGGGCACCCAAATTCAGGAGCACAACCTGAGCGAGGCCGATTATCGCGGCAAGGAGTTTGCCGACTGGCCTTCCGACCTCAAGGGCAACAACGATCTGCTGTCCTTAACGCAGCCAGACCTCATCCGCGATATTCACACCACCTACCTGCAGGCGGGTGCGGACATTGTGGAGACTAACACCTTTAACTCCACCTCCATTGCTCAGGCGGATTACGCTATGGAGGAGCAGGTGACCGCGCTGAATGAGGCCTCAGCGCGGCTGGCGCGTGAAGCCTGCGATGCCGTGGCGACCCCGGACAAGCCGCGCTTCGTGGCTGGCGTGCTCGGCCCTACCAACCGCACCGCATCGATTTCACCAGACGTGAACGACCCCGGTAAGCGCAATGTGAGCTTTGCCGAGCTGGTGCAAAGCTACACCGAGGCTTTAGCCGGGCTGATCAAGGGCGGCGCGGACCTGATTCTCATCGAAACCATTTTCGACACGCTCAACGCTAAAGCCGCCGTCTATGCGGTGGAGGATTACTTCGGCAGTCATGCACGTCTGCCGGTGATGATCTCCGGCACCATCACCGATGACTCGGGGCGCACCCTCACTGGGCAAACCACGGAAGCCTTTTATAACTCGCTGCGTCATGCAAAGCCGCTGAGCTTCGGCCTGAACTGTGCTTTGGGGCCAGATAAGCTGCGCGCTTATGTGTCCGAGCTGTCGCGGATTTCCGAAGCCTATGTCTCAGCGCACCCCAATGCCGGACTGCCGAATGAGTTCGGCGAGTACGACCTTGGCCCCGAGGAAATGGCGGCCCAGATCCGCGAATGGGCCCAAGCCGGCCTGCTGAACATCGTGGGCGGGTGCTGCGGCACCTCGCCAGACCATATCCGCGCCATCGCCGCTGCCGTCGCCGACTGCCCTCCCCGCCAACGCCCCCAGCTCCCTCCAGCCATGCGCCTGTCCGGCCTTGAGCCCTTTGTCGTAGCTGCCTAG
- a CDS encoding rubredoxin, with protein sequence MSGQRKWRCLVCDFVYEEALGMPDEGIPPGTAWDDVPDDWTCPDCGAPKSDFEMVEI encoded by the coding sequence ATGAGTGGTCAGCGCAAGTGGCGTTGTTTGGTCTGTGACTTCGTTTACGAAGAAGCCCTGGGTATGCCAGACGAAGGTATTCCGCCGGGTACAGCATGGGACGACGTTCCCGATGATTGGACCTGCCCCGATTGTGGCGCTCCGAAGTCCGACTTTGAAATGGTTGAGATTTGA